The proteins below are encoded in one region of Puntigrus tetrazona isolate hp1 chromosome 5, ASM1883169v1, whole genome shotgun sequence:
- the cenatac gene encoding coiled-coil domain-containing protein 84 isoform X3 gives MGAFYCSVCRKTDFSGKGHIYGKSHQSKLKVILVKFTEKVKEAKRTIKKPQVEKYSPDHEEKFWCYCCALELPKHVTDRNISVLYGGLLEHMSTPEHRTNTHKFWWDNKADPKLRDKFIVTEEETERFKSEVSKALEQFEEKEDVFIKQQAAVIRSQEQHRLEVLQSLSEPDPELVRPAEVDQHGSNRTASHSYEMEAQPGPSHEDFTSRSQWNKPGFALTFIGYQDSSGSGNVHTGAVPPWLLEEPDEASASGQQEVGPSLQEFLKHKEQEKLKKLPPNRVGANFDHSSQTDANWLPSFGRVWNSGRRWQSRRQFREEEAKTRGKRKWEGDGKATKQQKDFRNGEL, from the exons ATGGGAGCGTTTTATTGTTCCGTCTGCAGAAAAACGGATTTTTCTGGAAAAGGGCACATTTATGGGAAAAGCCATCAAAGCAAACTTAAAGTAATTCTTGTCAAATTTACGGAGAAG GTCAAAGAAGCGAAGCGGACCATTAAAAAGCCGCAGGTAGAGAAATACAGTCCTGATCATGAGGAGAAGTTCTGGTGTTACTGCTGCGCTCTGGAGCTGCCCAAACACGTGACCGACCGTAACATTAGTGTACTGTATGGAGGACTGCTGGAGCACATGAGCAC CCCAGAGCACCGGACCAACACACACAAGTTCTGGTGGGACAATAAAGCAGATCCCAAACTGCGAGACAAGTTCATCGTAACTGAAGAGGAAACTGAGAG attcaAGTCTGAGGTTTCCAAGGCTCTGGAACAGTTTGAGGAAAAAGAGGATGTGTTTATTAAACAG CAAGCTGCAGTGATCCGTTCTCAGGAGCAGCACAGGCTGGAGGTCCTTCAGTCACTATCAGAG CCTGATCCAGAACTGGTACGTCCTGCTGAAGTGGACCAACACGGCAGTAACCGTACAGCCAG TCACTCTTACGAAATGGAGGCACAACCCGGGCCGAGCCACGAGGATTTCACCTCACGCAGCCAGTGGAATAAACCAGGATTCGCCTTAACTTTCATTGGCTACCAG GACTCGTCCGGCAGCGGAAATGTTCACACTG GAGCTGTACCACCGTGGCTGCTGGAGGAGCCTGATGAAGCCTCAGCAAGTGGACAGCAGGAAGTGGGCCCCTCACTTCAGGAGTTCCTCAAACACA AGGAGCAGGAGAAGCTCAAGAAGCTTCCGCCAAACCGTGTGGGTGCAAACTTTGACCACAGCTCGCAGACTGACGCCAACTGGCTGCCGTCTTTTGGACGCGTGTGGAATAGCGGCAGGCGCTGGCAGTCGAG GCGTCAGTTTAGAGAGGAAGAGGCAAAAACCAGGGGGAAGAGGAAGTGGGAAGGTGATGGGAAAGCAACAAAGCAGCAAAAAGACTTCAGAAATGGAGAGTTATGA
- the foxr1 gene encoding forkhead box protein R1 isoform X1 — MYLQLRSRSRFLDLHLTSGLHDWDMNEEIKLTTTTDQFYHEPEVQPNLWLMVNPSLACPIKYPSVHPKAPTPPKPTAQSALPRTAPPVLEHSLRPAILPDETCLNESTHETSLSSEYQFTDEDDASSVDVPVCRKVKGVRKGRTPKASTRKLGLTQNRRLQRALQDSLNLKNGGWPRPPVNYCILIAMALSSSRNGSLNVQQIYNFTREHFPFFLTAPDGWKNTIRHNLCFSNSFKKTPQQVSGDGKRKSCLWHLTLDGRQRLRDEINTLTGDSFRMLKRSMNYPDMIQALLEL; from the exons ATGTATTTACAGCTTCGGTCCAGAAGCAGATTTCTCGACCTTCATTTGACCAGCGGTTTACACGACTGGGACATGAACGAGGAAATAAAGTTAACGACGACGACCGATCAGTTCTATCACG agCCTGAGGTACAACCTAACCTGTGGCTGATGGTGAATCCCAGTTTAGCCTGCCCCATAAAGTACCCCAGTGTTCACCCCAAAGCCCCAACACCCCCAAAACCGACTGCCCAGTCAGCGCTGCCAAGAACCGCCCCACCTGTTCTGGAACACAGTCTGCGCCCAGCGATACTGCCTGATGAGACCTGCCTGAATGAGTCAACGCATGAAACCTCCCTCTCCAGCGAGTATCAG TTCACAGACGAAGACGACGCTTCCTCTGTAGATGTGCCCGTCTGTCGTAAGGTGAAGGGTGTGCGGAAGGGAAGGACTCCCAAAGCGTCTACCCGCAAACTGGGTCTGACGCAGAACAGAAGGCTTCAGAGAGCCCTGCAGGACAGTTTGAACCTGAAGAACGGAGGATGGCCTCGGCCTCCCGTGAACTACTGCATCCTCATTGCGATGGCGCTCAGCAGCAGCCGCAACGGCAGTCTTAACGTGCAGCAGATCTATAACTTCACCAG AGAGCACTTCCCCTTTTTCCTTACAGCTCCAGATGGGTGGAAAAACACAATCCGCCATAATCTGTGTTTCAGCAACAGTTTTAAAAAGACCCCGCAGCAGGTGTCCGGAGACGGCAAGAGGAAGTCGTGTCTGTGGCACCTGACCCTGGATGGCCGACAGAGACTGAGAGATGAGATTAACACCCTTACGGGAGACTCCTTCAGAATGCTGAAGAGGAGCATGAACTACCCAG ATATGATTCAAGCACTGTTAGAGCTGTGA
- the foxr1 gene encoding forkhead box protein R1 isoform X2, with protein MYLQLRSRSRFLDLHLTSGLHDWDMNEEIKLTTTTDQFYHDDKRTDQYLAQWHYARISRRSLPDAEQRSGRLPLSSGEPEVQPNLWLMVNPSLACPIKYPSVHPKAPTPPKPTAQSALPRTAPPVLEHSLRPAILPDETCLNESTHETSLSSEYQFTDEDDASSVDVPVCRKVKGVRKGRTPKASTRKLGLTQNRRLQRALQDSLNLKNGGWPRPPVNYCILIAMALSSSRNGSLNVQQIYNFTREHFPFFLTAPDGWKNTIRHNLCFSNSFKKTPQQVSGDGKRKSCLWHLTLDGRQRLRDEINTLTGDSFRMLKRSMNYPDMIQALLEL; from the exons ATGTATTTACAGCTTCGGTCCAGAAGCAGATTTCTCGACCTTCATTTGACCAGCGGTTTACACGACTGGGACATGAACGAGGAAATAAAGTTAACGACGACGACCGATCAGTTCTATCACG ATGATAAGCGGACCGACCAGTACCTGGCGCAGTGGCACTACGCGCGGATCTCCAGGAGATCTCTCCCCGACGCGGAGCAGAGGAGCGGCCGCCTGCCCCTCAGCAGCGGAG agCCTGAGGTACAACCTAACCTGTGGCTGATGGTGAATCCCAGTTTAGCCTGCCCCATAAAGTACCCCAGTGTTCACCCCAAAGCCCCAACACCCCCAAAACCGACTGCCCAGTCAGCGCTGCCAAGAACCGCCCCACCTGTTCTGGAACACAGTCTGCGCCCAGCGATACTGCCTGATGAGACCTGCCTGAATGAGTCAACGCATGAAACCTCCCTCTCCAGCGAGTATCAG TTCACAGACGAAGACGACGCTTCCTCTGTAGATGTGCCCGTCTGTCGTAAGGTGAAGGGTGTGCGGAAGGGAAGGACTCCCAAAGCGTCTACCCGCAAACTGGGTCTGACGCAGAACAGAAGGCTTCAGAGAGCCCTGCAGGACAGTTTGAACCTGAAGAACGGAGGATGGCCTCGGCCTCCCGTGAACTACTGCATCCTCATTGCGATGGCGCTCAGCAGCAGCCGCAACGGCAGTCTTAACGTGCAGCAGATCTATAACTTCACCAG AGAGCACTTCCCCTTTTTCCTTACAGCTCCAGATGGGTGGAAAAACACAATCCGCCATAATCTGTGTTTCAGCAACAGTTTTAAAAAGACCCCGCAGCAGGTGTCCGGAGACGGCAAGAGGAAGTCGTGTCTGTGGCACCTGACCCTGGATGGCCGACAGAGACTGAGAGATGAGATTAACACCCTTACGGGAGACTCCTTCAGAATGCTGAAGAGGAGCATGAACTACCCAG ATATGATTCAAGCACTGTTAGAGCTGTGA
- the cenatac gene encoding coiled-coil domain-containing protein 84 isoform X1 has protein sequence MGAFYCSVCRKTDFSGKGHIYGKSHQSKLKVILVKFTEKVKEAKRTIKKPQVEKYSPDHEEKFWCYCCALELPKHVTDRNISVLYGGLLEHMSTPEHRTNTHKFWWDNKADPKLRDKFIVTEEETERFKSEVSKALEQFEEKEDVFIKQQAAVIRSQEQHRLEVLQSLSEPDPELVRPAEVDQHGSNRTARSSHSHSYEMEAQPGPSHEDFTSRSQWNKPGFALTFIGYQDSSGSGNVHTGAVPPWLLEEPDEASASGQQEVGPSLQEFLKHKEQEKLKKLPPNRVGANFDHSSQTDANWLPSFGRVWNSGRRWQSRRQFREEEAKTRGKRKWEGDGKATKQQKDFRNGEL, from the exons ATGGGAGCGTTTTATTGTTCCGTCTGCAGAAAAACGGATTTTTCTGGAAAAGGGCACATTTATGGGAAAAGCCATCAAAGCAAACTTAAAGTAATTCTTGTCAAATTTACGGAGAAG GTCAAAGAAGCGAAGCGGACCATTAAAAAGCCGCAGGTAGAGAAATACAGTCCTGATCATGAGGAGAAGTTCTGGTGTTACTGCTGCGCTCTGGAGCTGCCCAAACACGTGACCGACCGTAACATTAGTGTACTGTATGGAGGACTGCTGGAGCACATGAGCAC CCCAGAGCACCGGACCAACACACACAAGTTCTGGTGGGACAATAAAGCAGATCCCAAACTGCGAGACAAGTTCATCGTAACTGAAGAGGAAACTGAGAG attcaAGTCTGAGGTTTCCAAGGCTCTGGAACAGTTTGAGGAAAAAGAGGATGTGTTTATTAAACAG CAAGCTGCAGTGATCCGTTCTCAGGAGCAGCACAGGCTGGAGGTCCTTCAGTCACTATCAGAG CCTGATCCAGAACTGGTACGTCCTGCTGAAGTGGACCAACACGGCAGTAACCGTACAGCCAG AAGCTCTCACAGTCACTCTTACGAAATGGAGGCACAACCCGGGCCGAGCCACGAGGATTTCACCTCACGCAGCCAGTGGAATAAACCAGGATTCGCCTTAACTTTCATTGGCTACCAG GACTCGTCCGGCAGCGGAAATGTTCACACTG GAGCTGTACCACCGTGGCTGCTGGAGGAGCCTGATGAAGCCTCAGCAAGTGGACAGCAGGAAGTGGGCCCCTCACTTCAGGAGTTCCTCAAACACA AGGAGCAGGAGAAGCTCAAGAAGCTTCCGCCAAACCGTGTGGGTGCAAACTTTGACCACAGCTCGCAGACTGACGCCAACTGGCTGCCGTCTTTTGGACGCGTGTGGAATAGCGGCAGGCGCTGGCAGTCGAG GCGTCAGTTTAGAGAGGAAGAGGCAAAAACCAGGGGGAAGAGGAAGTGGGAAGGTGATGGGAAAGCAACAAAGCAGCAAAAAGACTTCAGAAATGGAGAGTTATGA
- the zgc:194948 gene encoding uroplakin-2 has product MLAVLFILGTLFPLNFAEISIKLLDTNDGVFSGAFPNSFLLSLPDCGVYANRSATLLYAEAPSSQSQNQSFVVPSCNPKQLGLLLEDLKQGTEYTMWYQIANETSSKLTGKTISVVDYQQIDSGLKARSGAMVVITVILSLAMVMLLVGLFISLFFSG; this is encoded by the exons ATGCTGGCTGTACTCTTCATTCTGGGGACGTTATTCCCCTTAAACTTTGCAG aaaTATCGATCAAACTGCTGGATACTAACGATGGTGTGTTTTCGGGTGCGTTCCCGAACTCGTTTCTGCTGAGTCTGCCTGACTGCGGTGTTTACGCGAACAGGAGCGCGACGCTGCTCTACGCCGAGGCGCCCTCCAGCCAAAGCC AAAATCAGTCTTTCGTCGTTCCGTCGTGTAATCCCAAACAGCTGGGGTTACTTCTGGAAGACCTCAAACAAGGAACAGAATACAC CATGTGGTACCAAATCGCAAATGAAACGAGCAGTAAATTGACTGGGAAGACCATCAGTG TCGTTGATTACCAGCAGATAGACAGTGGTCTTAAAGCGCGCAGCGGAGCCATGGTGGTCATCACCGTCATCCTGTCTTTGGCTATGGTGATGCTCCTCGTGGGCCTCTTTATTAGCCTCTTCTTTTCCGGCTAG
- the pou2f3 gene encoding POU domain, class 2, transcription factor 3 isoform X2 has product MEHLGVCFYDIEQNGIDFTRQIKTENLNDSPHSGSSHKTCHLTQGSPVPGGQLPGELPSLHPLPQLVLMPGSHLSSPSSFLLSQAQSGHQALLQPNLLSLPSQSQTGLLPHQPGIALTPQAMGRAGLAGSSMDGHLDMSHLQVPKHVGSPQDEPNDLEELEQFAKAFKQRRIKLGFTQGDVGLAMGKLYGNDFSQTTISRFEALNLSFKNMCKLKPLLEKWLSDAENSPSDSMTNPTTLPPLMEGYGRKRKKRTSIETNIKLTLEKRFVDNPKPNSEEITLISEQLSMEKEVVRVWFCNRRQKEKRIFCPVSTSPMKSHNYNPRLPSTSRSFSPLAAGGVSSSSSPSSPSRGSSPSTLSTTSSPLTAQGVNQAFNTPGSWYRWNATSYHH; this is encoded by the exons ATGGAACATTTGGGAGTTTGTTTTTATG ACATTGAACAAAACGGCATTGACTTCACCAGACAA ATTAAGACCGAGAACCTGAACGATTCGCCTCATTCTGGATCGTCACACAAGACATGTCACCTGACTCAGGGATCCCCGGTGCCTGGCGGCCAGCTTCCCGGG GAGCTGCCCTCCCTGCACCCTCTGCCCCAGCTGGTCCTGATGCCTGGATCTCACCTGTCCTCTCCTTCATCATTCCTCCTCTCACAGGCCCAGTCGGGACACCAAG CACTGCTGCAGCCCAATCTGCTCTCCTTACCCTCCCAGTCTCAGACGGGGCTCCTACCGCACCAGCCTGGCATCGCACTCACCCCTCAG GCAATGGGCAGGGCAGGTCTGGCCGGGTCCTCTATGGATGGACACCTGGACATGTCTCACTTACAGGTTCCTAAACATGTGGGATCACCTCAAGATGAACCCAATGACCTGGAGGAACTCGAGCAGTTCGCTAAAGCCTTCAAACAGAGACGCATCAAACTCGGCTTCACTCAA GGTGACGTGGGTCTGGCCATGGGAAAGCTGTATGGAAATGACTTCAGTCAGACTACCATCTCGCGCTTCGAGGCTCTTAATCTTAGCTTCAAAAACATGTGCAAGCTCAAGCCCTTGCTGGAGAAGTGGCTGAGTGACGCAG AAAACTCTCCATCTGACTCCATGACCAACCCCACCACCCTGCCTCCGCTTATGGAGGGATATGGAaggaagaggaaaaagagaacGAGCATCGAAACTAACATCAAACTCACGCTAGAGAAACGCTTTGTAGAC AACCCAAAACCCAACTCTGAAGAGATCACACTCATCTCGGAGCAGCTATCCATGGAGAAGGAAGTGGTGCGGGTTTGGTTCTGCAACCGGCGGCAGAAGGAGAAGAGGATATTCTGCCCTGTCTCCACTTCACCCATGAAGTCGCACAACTACAACCCTCGTCTG cctTCAACTTCCCGCTCATTCAGTCCGCTCGCCGCTGGAGGTG TGTCATCGAGCTCCTCCCCCAGCAGTCCCAGCCGAGGCTCCTCCCCCAGCACTCTGTCCACTACATCCAGTCCACTGACCGCCCAGGGGGTCAACCAGGCGTTCAACACCCCAGG ATCCTGGTATCGCTGGAACGCCACGTCATACCACCACTGA
- the cenatac gene encoding coiled-coil domain-containing protein 84 isoform X2 has protein sequence MGAFYCSVCRKTDFSGKGHIYGKSHQSKLKVILVKFTEKVKEAKRTIKKPQVEKYSPDHEEKFWCYCCALELPKHVTDRNISVLYGGLLEHMSTPEHRTNTHKFWWDNKADPKLRDKFIVTEEETERFKSEVSKALEQFEEKEDVFIKQQAAVIRSQEQHRLEVLQSLSEPDPELVRPAEVDQHGSNRTASSHSHSYEMEAQPGPSHEDFTSRSQWNKPGFALTFIGYQDSSGSGNVHTGAVPPWLLEEPDEASASGQQEVGPSLQEFLKHKEQEKLKKLPPNRVGANFDHSSQTDANWLPSFGRVWNSGRRWQSRRQFREEEAKTRGKRKWEGDGKATKQQKDFRNGEL, from the exons ATGGGAGCGTTTTATTGTTCCGTCTGCAGAAAAACGGATTTTTCTGGAAAAGGGCACATTTATGGGAAAAGCCATCAAAGCAAACTTAAAGTAATTCTTGTCAAATTTACGGAGAAG GTCAAAGAAGCGAAGCGGACCATTAAAAAGCCGCAGGTAGAGAAATACAGTCCTGATCATGAGGAGAAGTTCTGGTGTTACTGCTGCGCTCTGGAGCTGCCCAAACACGTGACCGACCGTAACATTAGTGTACTGTATGGAGGACTGCTGGAGCACATGAGCAC CCCAGAGCACCGGACCAACACACACAAGTTCTGGTGGGACAATAAAGCAGATCCCAAACTGCGAGACAAGTTCATCGTAACTGAAGAGGAAACTGAGAG attcaAGTCTGAGGTTTCCAAGGCTCTGGAACAGTTTGAGGAAAAAGAGGATGTGTTTATTAAACAG CAAGCTGCAGTGATCCGTTCTCAGGAGCAGCACAGGCTGGAGGTCCTTCAGTCACTATCAGAG CCTGATCCAGAACTGGTACGTCCTGCTGAAGTGGACCAACACGGCAGTAACCGTACAGCCAG CTCTCACAGTCACTCTTACGAAATGGAGGCACAACCCGGGCCGAGCCACGAGGATTTCACCTCACGCAGCCAGTGGAATAAACCAGGATTCGCCTTAACTTTCATTGGCTACCAG GACTCGTCCGGCAGCGGAAATGTTCACACTG GAGCTGTACCACCGTGGCTGCTGGAGGAGCCTGATGAAGCCTCAGCAAGTGGACAGCAGGAAGTGGGCCCCTCACTTCAGGAGTTCCTCAAACACA AGGAGCAGGAGAAGCTCAAGAAGCTTCCGCCAAACCGTGTGGGTGCAAACTTTGACCACAGCTCGCAGACTGACGCCAACTGGCTGCCGTCTTTTGGACGCGTGTGGAATAGCGGCAGGCGCTGGCAGTCGAG GCGTCAGTTTAGAGAGGAAGAGGCAAAAACCAGGGGGAAGAGGAAGTGGGAAGGTGATGGGAAAGCAACAAAGCAGCAAAAAGACTTCAGAAATGGAGAGTTATGA
- the pou2f3 gene encoding POU domain, class 2, transcription factor 3 isoform X1, whose translation MSTEAVEQTESQPEQADIEQNGIDFTRQIKTENLNDSPHSGSSHKTCHLTQGSPVPGGQLPGELPSLHPLPQLVLMPGSHLSSPSSFLLSQAQSGHQALLQPNLLSLPSQSQTGLLPHQPGIALTPQAMGRAGLAGSSMDGHLDMSHLQVPKHVGSPQDEPNDLEELEQFAKAFKQRRIKLGFTQGDVGLAMGKLYGNDFSQTTISRFEALNLSFKNMCKLKPLLEKWLSDAENSPSDSMTNPTTLPPLMEGYGRKRKKRTSIETNIKLTLEKRFVDNPKPNSEEITLISEQLSMEKEVVRVWFCNRRQKEKRIFCPVSTSPMKSHNYNPRLPSTSRSFSPLAAGGVSSSSSPSSPSRGSSPSTLSTTSSPLTAQGVNQAFNTPGSWYRWNATSYHH comes from the exons ATGAGCACAGAGGCTGTTGAGCAGACAGAATCTCAGCCTGAACAAGCTG ACATTGAACAAAACGGCATTGACTTCACCAGACAA ATTAAGACCGAGAACCTGAACGATTCGCCTCATTCTGGATCGTCACACAAGACATGTCACCTGACTCAGGGATCCCCGGTGCCTGGCGGCCAGCTTCCCGGG GAGCTGCCCTCCCTGCACCCTCTGCCCCAGCTGGTCCTGATGCCTGGATCTCACCTGTCCTCTCCTTCATCATTCCTCCTCTCACAGGCCCAGTCGGGACACCAAG CACTGCTGCAGCCCAATCTGCTCTCCTTACCCTCCCAGTCTCAGACGGGGCTCCTACCGCACCAGCCTGGCATCGCACTCACCCCTCAG GCAATGGGCAGGGCAGGTCTGGCCGGGTCCTCTATGGATGGACACCTGGACATGTCTCACTTACAGGTTCCTAAACATGTGGGATCACCTCAAGATGAACCCAATGACCTGGAGGAACTCGAGCAGTTCGCTAAAGCCTTCAAACAGAGACGCATCAAACTCGGCTTCACTCAA GGTGACGTGGGTCTGGCCATGGGAAAGCTGTATGGAAATGACTTCAGTCAGACTACCATCTCGCGCTTCGAGGCTCTTAATCTTAGCTTCAAAAACATGTGCAAGCTCAAGCCCTTGCTGGAGAAGTGGCTGAGTGACGCAG AAAACTCTCCATCTGACTCCATGACCAACCCCACCACCCTGCCTCCGCTTATGGAGGGATATGGAaggaagaggaaaaagagaacGAGCATCGAAACTAACATCAAACTCACGCTAGAGAAACGCTTTGTAGAC AACCCAAAACCCAACTCTGAAGAGATCACACTCATCTCGGAGCAGCTATCCATGGAGAAGGAAGTGGTGCGGGTTTGGTTCTGCAACCGGCGGCAGAAGGAGAAGAGGATATTCTGCCCTGTCTCCACTTCACCCATGAAGTCGCACAACTACAACCCTCGTCTG cctTCAACTTCCCGCTCATTCAGTCCGCTCGCCGCTGGAGGTG TGTCATCGAGCTCCTCCCCCAGCAGTCCCAGCCGAGGCTCCTCCCCCAGCACTCTGTCCACTACATCCAGTCCACTGACCGCCCAGGGGGTCAACCAGGCGTTCAACACCCCAGG ATCCTGGTATCGCTGGAACGCCACGTCATACCACCACTGA